The DNA region AAAAAAGTAACCACCTATTCGAGAATGCTGATGCATTAGCCTTCTCGATATCAAAGACGATCACTATCAAAATGATTGAGCAACAGAAAACACCACCATTAATCAACACTGCTTGGACGAAAGCCCTGGAAGAGGCCAAGAAGATATCTTTGCCAAATAGGTTATCGAAGCGTCCTCAAGCAGAAGGATTCACGATTGATGGCCCCACCTCCAAGGATCTCGATGATGCGATTTGGGTCAGAACGGCAGACGATGCTGGCGTGACGATATTGGTGCATATTGCCGATGTCGCTGAGTTGGTAAAGATAGGTTCAGCTTTGGATCAGGCGGCAATGGTACGTGCGCGAACCCTCTATCACCGACAAGGCAATACCCCAATGCTCCCTTATGCATTGTCTGAAAATCTGCTCAGCCTAATGCCGAATCAACAGCGACCAACGCTCACTGTGGAGATTGCTCTTGATCAGAATGCGGAGATTAGAAAAGTCGATCTCTATGAGACTCAGTTGGTTAGCTGCAAGCGGTTTAGCTATGAAGAGGCGGATAAGGCTTGCAATGACCCCAGTCATCCCCTCCATGATCAGCTAAAACTATGCCAAAGGTGGGCGGCAAAGCTCAGTAAGCGACGTAAGGCTTCTGGTGCATTTGGTGGAATGGTTGGAGCAGGTGACACCCTTCTGGATGAAGAGGGTCGGATTATTGATAGTCCGGGTGGAAATTTTCATTCCCAGCGGATCATCATGGAATTTATGATCCTTGCCAATCGCGCCGTCGCACAGTGGTGTGCAGATCGAGACCTGCCTATTTTGTATCGCAACCATACAGCAAAGGTGATCGCCCCAGAGCGTAGTGAGTTGATTCAAGCGTTGTTTACATCAGGCAATGTAGCCATGATGCGACAACAACTGCAAAACTGGCTGAATCGAGCTGTTTATAGTCCTGCATTGGTAGGACATTTCGCGCTGAATCTAACGGCTTATACTCATTTCACTAGCCCGATTCGACGACTACCTGATCTGATTAACCACCGCATCATTAAAGCTGTTTTACAGGAACAAGCATCGCCATATCCGAGTGTAGAACTCAGCAACATTGCAGACCATATTGAGGACGTTAATCGGCAGGCGGAAGAGAGTTCAAAAGCTTTTTTTAAGGAACAAGCGAAGGCGGAGCATTCTAAGCAGTTGGCTAAAGTTGAAGGGCTAACGCAGCTCTCTGCGAAAGAATTTACGCGGGTTCTCCGTCATGGCATTCGCGAAAATAATGTTGCTCCGTTGAAACCAGCCCTCAATCAGCGACTGTCGGATGGCTCTCT from [Leptolyngbya] sp. PCC 7376 includes:
- a CDS encoding ribonuclease catalytic domain-containing protein, whose translation is MIEQQKTPPLINTAWTKALEEAKKISLPNRLSKRPQAEGFTIDGPTSKDLDDAIWVRTADDAGVTILVHIADVAELVKIGSALDQAAMVRARTLYHRQGNTPMLPYALSENLLSLMPNQQRPTLTVEIALDQNAEIRKVDLYETQLVSCKRFSYEEADKACNDPSHPLHDQLKLCQRWAAKLSKRRKASGAFGGMVGAGDTLLDEEGRIIDSPGGNFHSQRIIMEFMILANRAVAQWCADRDLPILYRNHTAKVIAPERSELIQALFTSGNVAMMRQQLQNWLNRAVYSPALVGHFALNLTAYTHFTSPIRRLPDLINHRIIKAVLQEQASPYPSVELSNIADHIEDVNRQAEESSKAFFKEQAKAEHSKQLAKVEGLTQLSAKEFTRVLRHGIRENNVAPLKPALNQRLSDGSLAIHDLFLLLLENQDNALQEIALEALKSRVCDAPSIMSIANNILPQWEEVSFIEQKSKKNFVCWAVVTVDGQSMTSRLPGAGKKKQLAKHHGCFAWLNAHVSGKLVEPEQRQLPSGAEPQPNLIKDDSELKKHPSLTTHLKDGQNFIGLLGELCQSNQWALPSYSMTEVDDGFLCTCEGKAGDIPYKGEGTGTRKKQAKKLAAKEALRFLQTAL